Proteins encoded within one genomic window of Sulfurovum sp. XGS-02:
- a CDS encoding MoxR family ATPase — translation MTAREAIKILEDRMNAAVLGQEHIISRLIMALLADGNILVEGLPGLAKTRAVRAMADAIEGKFSRIQFTPDLLPSDVIGSQLLQNEEGKQTFHFHPGPIFGNIILADEINRAPAKIQSAMLEAMEERQVTVAGKTYKLPELFIVMATQNPLEQEGTFPLSEAQKDRFFMHVKIDYAKMDAEFQMIKMIQDERFSDPAPQTKISQERIFAARREVAQVKFSDALGHYMVELVFATRYPLRYSKQLDVMIDVGVSPRATLALTQCAQANAWMHGRDEMRVEDIKAVIHDVFHHRLVISEHALQNKRTPEGIIDIILEQVPFPKH, via the coding sequence ATGACGGCAAGAGAAGCGATTAAAATATTGGAAGATAGAATGAATGCAGCTGTGCTAGGGCAGGAGCATATCATTTCGAGATTGATCATGGCACTGCTTGCTGACGGTAATATACTTGTAGAAGGGTTGCCGGGACTGGCGAAGACCAGGGCTGTACGTGCGATGGCAGATGCAATAGAAGGGAAGTTTTCACGTATACAGTTCACGCCTGACCTACTTCCTTCAGATGTGATAGGATCTCAATTATTACAAAATGAGGAGGGGAAACAAACTTTCCATTTTCACCCGGGTCCGATCTTCGGAAATATCATTCTGGCAGATGAGATCAACCGTGCCCCTGCCAAAATACAATCAGCCATGCTTGAAGCGATGGAAGAACGGCAGGTGACCGTGGCTGGAAAAACCTATAAACTTCCTGAACTCTTTATCGTGATGGCCACACAGAATCCTTTGGAACAGGAAGGAACTTTCCCCTTGTCAGAGGCACAGAAAGACCGGTTTTTTATGCATGTGAAGATCGACTATGCGAAAATGGATGCAGAATTTCAAATGATCAAAATGATACAAGACGAGAGGTTCAGTGACCCTGCCCCTCAAACAAAGATCTCCCAGGAGAGGATCTTTGCGGCACGCCGTGAGGTTGCGCAAGTCAAATTCAGTGATGCACTTGGTCATTACATGGTAGAGTTGGTCTTTGCAACACGTTATCCGCTCAGGTACAGTAAACAGCTTGATGTAATGATCGATGTGGGGGTAAGCCCGCGTGCAACCCTAGCATTGACACAGTGTGCACAAGCCAATGCATGGATGCATGGCAGAGATGAAATGAGAGTAGAAGATATAAAAGCTGTCATCCATGATGTGTTCCATCATCGTCTGGTCATCAGTGAACATGCCCTTCAGAATAAAAGAACACCAGAAGGGATCATAGATATTATCCTGGAGCAGGTACCATTCCCAAAGCATTAG
- a CDS encoding cytidine deaminase has protein sequence MNAKKLIEEAHKILGEYTLSSDNYSAGSVAAALLTSQGNLYTGINIDIACGIGFCAEHSAIAQMLKYRETQIEMIVAVSSDSIRPPCGRCRELMFQIDKKNIHTKVYLSEETYMTLNELLPNRWEPRLG, from the coding sequence GTGAACGCAAAAAAATTGATTGAAGAGGCACACAAGATACTCGGAGAATATACGCTAAGTAGCGATAACTATTCTGCAGGATCCGTTGCTGCTGCACTTTTGACAAGTCAGGGAAATCTTTACACAGGTATTAACATTGATATAGCCTGTGGTATCGGGTTTTGTGCAGAACATTCGGCGATTGCCCAAATGCTAAAGTACAGAGAGACACAGATCGAAATGATCGTGGCTGTAAGTTCAGACTCCATCAGGCCGCCATGTGGACGATGCAGAGAATTGATGTTTCAAATCGATAAGAAGAATATCCATACCAAAGTATATCTCTCTGAAGAAACATATATGACTCTAAATGAACTCTTACCTAACCGTTGGGAACCAAGATTAGGATAA
- a CDS encoding fructosamine kinase family protein, which yields MKEALSEVLGQDVKRLDLLQQGQIGSIYVASVEDRRYVVKHSEQTEKLAIEAHMLEDLYAAKIRVPRVIISKGPFLVLEHIETIDQPKVTQEIEAATLLSRLHTETNESRMYGYYYDTTIGPFPQKNEQTQYNWTLFLGQMRIMPMARHCYDKGKIPKQMVDRLEGLCRDLYKRIDMCTIYPSLLHGDVWSGNVLFEKEGACLIDPAIYYGDKEMELAFILLFGTFGETFFNAYREIHTLSDDFYENKVPIYQIYPLLVHVALYGGSYVGELERTLKRLKI from the coding sequence GTGAAAGAGGCACTCAGTGAAGTTTTAGGCCAGGATGTAAAACGTTTGGACCTGCTGCAGCAAGGCCAGATCGGAAGCATATACGTTGCCAGTGTAGAAGATCGGCGTTATGTCGTAAAGCATTCTGAACAGACAGAAAAACTGGCTATAGAAGCACATATGCTTGAGGATCTGTATGCAGCTAAGATACGTGTGCCCCGTGTGATCATCTCTAAAGGACCTTTTTTAGTACTTGAGCATATTGAAACCATTGATCAACCTAAAGTGACACAAGAGATAGAAGCTGCAACGCTTTTAAGCAGACTGCACACTGAAACCAACGAAAGTCGTATGTATGGCTACTATTACGACACGACCATCGGTCCATTCCCCCAAAAAAATGAGCAAACCCAATACAACTGGACACTTTTCCTGGGACAGATGCGTATTATGCCCATGGCACGGCACTGTTACGACAAAGGGAAAATACCAAAGCAGATGGTTGACCGATTGGAAGGTCTGTGTCGAGATCTCTATAAACGGATAGATATGTGTACCATTTATCCTTCATTGCTGCATGGTGATGTCTGGAGCGGGAATGTGCTTTTTGAGAAAGAGGGGGCTTGCCTCATCGATCCTGCCATTTACTATGGGGACAAAGAGATGGAGTTGGCTTTTATACTGCTCTTTGGTACGTTTGGAGAGACGTTTTTTAATGCCTACCGGGAGATACACACTCTCAGTGACGATTTTTATGAAAATAAAGTACCGATCTATCAGATATACCCGCTTTTGGTACATGTTGCATTGTATGGTGGCAGTTATGTAGGAGAACTAGAACGTACACTTAAAAGGTTAAAGATATGA
- a CDS encoding DUF4365 domain-containing protein, with product MIYPKKSATGQAGEHYFSYWVLKNFQWPCRLFDIDLGIDAQVEILDNNNHTTGNFIAVQIKTTDSTKTSVPVKVENLKYWESIDDAVVLVLICMKKKPKIYWKLINDKEISKYIKKAKVTNQKSISIKFSKENKLSKMDKSDFSILPYKGDYYYLGALLTEIKDQCKEIKQDIKHDCDTVCLQSILETFNSICFTFDEVDQLIFKYPKINFYSINIEDVKKLYQEVKEILHEILWQMFDANPETKSDMDKDYNNSSYHKELRAMIESRYL from the coding sequence ATGATTTATCCTAAGAAGTCAGCAACAGGACAAGCAGGTGAACACTACTTTTCTTATTGGGTACTTAAGAATTTCCAGTGGCCTTGTAGATTATTTGATATAGATCTAGGTATTGATGCCCAAGTTGAAATTTTAGATAATAATAATCACACAACAGGTAACTTTATAGCTGTTCAAATTAAAACAACTGACTCAACAAAAACTAGTGTACCAGTCAAGGTGGAGAATCTTAAATATTGGGAATCGATAGATGATGCAGTAGTTTTGGTATTAATATGTATGAAGAAAAAGCCTAAAATTTATTGGAAGCTTATTAATGATAAAGAAATTTCTAAATATATTAAGAAGGCTAAAGTCACAAATCAGAAATCAATTTCTATTAAATTTTCAAAAGAGAATAAATTATCTAAAATGGATAAAAGTGATTTTTCAATATTACCTTATAAAGGAGACTACTATTATTTAGGAGCACTTTTAACAGAAATTAAAGATCAATGCAAAGAAATAAAACAAGACATAAAGCATGATTGTGACACTGTGTGTCTTCAGAGTATACTAGAAACCTTTAATAGTATTTGTTTTACTTTTGATGAAGTTGACCAGTTAATATTTAAATATCCAAAAATAAATTTTTATTCAATAAATATTGAAGATGTAAAAAAGTTATATCAAGAAGTGAAGGAAATCCTTCATGAGATTTTATGGCAAATGTTTGATGCGAATCCTGAAACCAAATCAGATATGGATAAAGACTACAATAATTCAAGTTATCATAAAGAACTAAGAGCCATGATTGAAAGTAGATATTTATAA